In Quercus robur chromosome 10, dhQueRobu3.1, whole genome shotgun sequence, a genomic segment contains:
- the LOC126701463 gene encoding protein ULTRAPETALA 1-like: MANGVERESELVVMFSEEELSEMSGVRRCLNYIEVTCGCTSHRYGDAVGRLRVFQNGDLEITCECTPGCQEDKLTPAAFEKHSGRETARKWKNNVWVIVNEEKVPLFKTVLLKYYNQASKNANGSHRSHNGRACHRDEFIRCTRCNKDRRFRLRTKEECRIHHDALADSNWKCSDLPYDKISCDDDEERASRRVYRGCTRSPTCKGCTSCVCFGCEICRFSDCSCQTCVDFTMNAKT, encoded by the exons atggcTAATggggtagagagagaaagtgagttGGTGGTGATGTTTAGCGAGGAAGAGCTGAGTGAGATGAGTGGGGTAAGGAGATGTTTGAACTATATAGAGGTCACGTGTGGTTGTACCAGTCACAGATATGGTGATGCTGTTGGGAGGCTTAGGGTTTTCCAAAATGGTGACCTTGAAATCACTTGTGAATGCACCCCTGGTTGTCAGGaag ACAAGCTGACTCCGGCTGCATTTGAGAAGCATTCTGGAAGAGAGACAGCAAGGAAATGGAAGAATAATGTGTGGGTCATAGTTAACGAGGAGAAGGTTCCATTGTTTAAGACAGTGCTGCTCAAGTACTACAACCAAGCATCAAAAAATGCTAATGGGTCCCATAGATCTCATAATGGACGAGCTTGTCATCGTGATGAGTTTATTCGCTGTACTAGGTGCAACAAGGATCGAAGGTTTCGTCTGCGGACAAAAGAGGAATGTCGGATTCATCATGATGCTTTGGCAGATTCAAATTGGAAATGTTCTGATCTGCCATATGACAA AATTTCATGCGATGATGATGAAGAACGAGCAAGTCGCAGGGTGTACAGGGGCTGCACCCGGTCTCCAACATGCAAGGGTTGCACTtcttgtgtgtgttttggatgtGAAATCTGCCGTTTCTCAGATTGCAGCTGCCAGACTTGTGTCGACTTTACGATGAATGCAAAAACTTGA